Proteins co-encoded in one Meiothermus sp. genomic window:
- a CDS encoding DUF1871 domain-containing protein, translating to MQDLAAQVQTYLQIYDPLGMGELAPPEQLYGPVVAEIIERLALVHSAEEAAQAIHRVLYLTYGNQAGPVRNYADLGRDLFRLVQQGT from the coding sequence ATGCAAGACCTGGCCGCACAGGTGCAAACCTACCTGCAAATCTACGACCCCCTGGGCATGGGCGAGCTGGCCCCCCCAGAGCAGCTTTATGGGCCGGTGGTGGCGGAAATCATCGAGCGGTTGGCGCTCGTCCATAGCGCCGAGGAGGCCGCCCAGGCCATCCACCGCGTGCTGTACCTGACCTACGGCAACCAGGCCGGCCCTGTGCGCAACTACGCCGACCTGGGCCGGGATCTATTCAGGCTGGTACAGCAGGGCACATGA
- a CDS encoding SufE family protein produces MTTEERLAQLPPRLQSVVKTLGSAPKVIKTEMLLEFAKKMPPLPEGMQGRLEQVHECTTPFFVHAELENNQVRLFFDAPKEAPTVRAFAGLLAEGLEGETPEAVLGVPEDFYTLAKLEEIITPLRLRGLQAVLARIKRQVREAQG; encoded by the coding sequence ATGACTACTGAAGAACGCCTGGCCCAGCTACCCCCCAGACTGCAAAGCGTGGTGAAAACCCTTGGGAGCGCACCCAAGGTCATCAAGACCGAGATGCTGCTGGAGTTTGCCAAGAAGATGCCCCCTCTGCCCGAGGGTATGCAGGGCAGGCTCGAGCAGGTACACGAATGTACCACGCCCTTTTTCGTGCACGCCGAGCTCGAGAATAACCAGGTGCGCCTGTTTTTCGACGCCCCCAAAGAAGCCCCCACTGTGCGGGCTTTTGCCGGGCTGCTGGCCGAGGGGCTGGAAGGCGAAACGCCCGAGGCCGTGCTGGGCGTACCGGAGGACTTCTATACCCTCGCCAAGCTGGAAGAAATCATCACCCCCCTGCGGCTCAGGGGCCTGCAGGCCGTACTGGCCCGCATCAAGCGCCAGGTGCGCGAGGCGCAGGGGTAA